A region of Thermococcus piezophilus DNA encodes the following proteins:
- a CDS encoding pyruvate/oxaloacetate carboxyltransferase: MVEIVDTTFRDAHQSLIATRLRTEDMLAVAEKMDRIGFYSMEVWGGATFDVCIRYLKEDPWERLRLLREHIRKTKLQMLLRGQNVVGYRHYPDDVVEKFVELAHKNGIDIFRVFDALNDVRNMEVAIRKAKEVGAEVQGAIAYTTGPIFTLEYYMKKVEELLKLDVDVITIKDMAALLTPEKAYELVSEIKETYGIPVNVHTHSTTGMAVATYLKAVEAGADFIDTAISPLAFGTAQPGIQTIWHALPEAVGSHLDRELIHQVSRYLKKLIEERYYGLLHKEALMVNPYVLKYQVPGGMFSNLIAQLKEMKALDKLDEVLEEIPHVREDLGWPPLVTPTSQIVGTQAVLNVLFGRYERITNEVKNYIKGLYGRPPAEINPELRTKVLGDEEPVSARPGELLEPVLEKCRKELEELGYLEKEEDVLTYCLFPQIALEFFKARREGVRKPEIPKTAQKFKLYIDGVEFEVGVEGVDLSALKYLPQIASAGAPVPAVPSAPSVPASVPTPAPAPAGEGVVTAPMPGKIIRILVKEGDEVKTGQGLLILEAMKMENEIPSPKDGVVKKILVKEGQTVDTGQALIEIG; encoded by the coding sequence ATGGTTGAAATAGTAGATACCACATTTAGGGATGCGCACCAATCGCTCATAGCGACGCGCCTCAGGACAGAGGACATGCTTGCCGTAGCTGAGAAGATGGACAGGATAGGTTTCTACTCCATGGAGGTCTGGGGAGGGGCGACCTTCGACGTCTGCATCCGCTATCTGAAGGAAGACCCCTGGGAGAGGCTCAGACTTTTGAGAGAGCACATAAGGAAGACGAAGCTCCAGATGTTGCTCAGGGGGCAGAATGTCGTTGGCTACCGCCATTACCCGGACGATGTCGTCGAGAAGTTCGTCGAGCTGGCCCACAAGAATGGGATAGACATTTTTAGAGTCTTCGATGCCCTTAATGACGTCAGGAACATGGAGGTGGCAATAAGGAAGGCCAAAGAGGTGGGTGCTGAGGTTCAGGGTGCCATAGCTTACACAACCGGACCAATCTTTACCCTTGAATATTACATGAAAAAGGTGGAGGAGCTCCTAAAGCTGGACGTCGATGTAATTACCATCAAGGACATGGCAGCCCTACTGACACCCGAGAAGGCCTACGAACTGGTGAGTGAGATAAAGGAAACCTACGGCATCCCAGTTAATGTTCACACCCACTCGACCACTGGAATGGCCGTCGCGACTTACCTGAAGGCTGTCGAGGCCGGGGCAGACTTCATTGACACAGCTATAAGCCCCCTCGCCTTCGGAACTGCCCAGCCCGGGATACAGACGATATGGCACGCGCTGCCTGAGGCAGTCGGCTCTCACCTCGACAGGGAACTGATCCATCAGGTCTCGCGCTACCTCAAAAAGCTGATTGAGGAGAGGTACTACGGCCTGCTCCACAAGGAAGCCCTCATGGTGAACCCATACGTCCTGAAGTACCAAGTTCCTGGAGGAATGTTCTCCAACCTCATAGCCCAGCTCAAGGAGATGAAGGCTCTGGATAAACTCGACGAAGTGCTAGAAGAGATTCCGCACGTGAGGGAGGACCTCGGCTGGCCACCGCTGGTTACACCGACGAGTCAGATAGTCGGCACTCAAGCTGTCCTCAACGTTCTCTTCGGAAGATACGAGAGGATAACCAACGAGGTCAAGAACTACATCAAAGGCCTGTACGGAAGGCCTCCAGCAGAGATAAACCCCGAGCTAAGGACGAAGGTTCTTGGAGATGAAGAACCAGTATCAGCGAGACCGGGTGAGCTTCTAGAGCCTGTATTAGAGAAATGTAGAAAGGAGCTCGAGGAACTCGGCTATCTGGAGAAGGAAGAGGACGTCCTCACATACTGTCTCTTCCCGCAGATTGCACTGGAGTTCTTCAAGGCCAGAAGGGAGGGAGTTAGAAAACCAGAAATCCCGAAGACTGCCCAGAAGTTTAAACTGTACATCGACGGTGTTGAGTTCGAAGTTGGCGTTGAGGGAGTTGACCTGAGCGCCCTCAAGTATCTGCCTCAGATAGCAAGTGCCGGTGCCCCCGTCCCGGCAGTTCCGAGTGCTCCAAGCGTTCCTGCTAGTGTCCCGACTCCGGCACCGGCTCCCGCTGGTGAGGGGGTAGTTACTGCCCCAATGCCGGGCAAAATCATCAGGATATTAGTCAAAGAAGGCGATGAGGTCAAAACCGGTCAAGGACTACTCATCCTTGAGGCAATGAAAATGGAGAATGAAATACCCTCACCAAAAGACGGCGTAGTAAAGAAAATCCTCGTCAAAGAAGGCCAAACCGTCGACACCGGACAAGCACTCATAGAAATAGGGTGA
- a CDS encoding iron-sulfur cluster assembly protein, whose amino-acid sequence MRTEEILKLLRNVKNPFTEMDIVSEGLVTKIIVEEDKTVVYVAFSRFTPRKPFAMAVTWPIQARIVRDMAKVLEDKLGYFEIVDDMTFQRYYPPEEV is encoded by the coding sequence TTGAGGACTGAGGAGATACTCAAACTGCTGAGGAATGTGAAGAACCCCTTCACAGAGATGGACATAGTAAGTGAGGGCCTCGTGACAAAGATTATCGTCGAGGAAGATAAGACCGTCGTATACGTGGCCTTCTCCCGCTTTACGCCTCGCAAACCTTTCGCAATGGCCGTCACCTGGCCGATCCAAGCGCGTATTGTGAGAGACATGGCAAAGGTGTTAGAGGACAAGTTGGGATACTTTGAAATAGTCGATGATATGACGTTCCAACGGTATTACCCACCTGAGGAGGTTTAA
- a CDS encoding alpha/beta hydrolase, translating into MVYTAKFGEPMLGWVVLVHGLGEHSGRYRQLVAMLNEAGFAVYTFDWPGHGRSRGKRGHTSVEEALEIIDKIIDEIGERPFLFGHSLGGLAVIRYAETRPNKIKGVIASSPALAKSPKTPGFLVTLAKLLGDVLSSVTIGNGLDPELLSRCPAAVVAYINDPLVHDRISFKLGKSIFVNMEKAHEEADKVTVPVLIVVGTGDQITPPEGSRRLFEKLTVRDKTLTEFEGAYHEIFEDPEWGNEFHRTIVEWIVRHTG; encoded by the coding sequence ATGGTATACACGGCCAAGTTTGGAGAGCCGATGCTCGGCTGGGTGGTCCTCGTCCACGGTCTTGGGGAGCACAGTGGGAGATATAGGCAACTTGTTGCAATGCTGAACGAGGCGGGTTTTGCCGTATACACATTCGACTGGCCCGGCCACGGGAGGAGCAGGGGCAAGAGGGGACATACAAGCGTCGAAGAGGCCCTGGAAATAATTGATAAAATCATAGACGAAATCGGGGAGAGGCCATTCCTATTTGGACACAGTCTAGGTGGCCTGGCAGTTATCAGATACGCCGAGACCAGACCGAATAAGATAAAGGGAGTAATAGCTTCCTCCCCAGCGCTGGCGAAGAGTCCCAAGACACCAGGTTTTCTCGTGACCCTCGCAAAGCTGCTAGGAGATGTTCTTTCCAGTGTCACCATAGGCAACGGTCTCGATCCAGAGCTCCTCTCCAGGTGTCCCGCGGCTGTTGTAGCATACATAAACGACCCCCTCGTCCACGATAGGATATCCTTCAAGCTCGGGAAGAGCATCTTCGTCAACATGGAGAAGGCTCACGAAGAAGCAGATAAGGTAACCGTGCCCGTTCTCATCGTAGTTGGCACCGGCGACCAGATAACTCCACCGGAAGGCTCCAGAAGGCTTTTTGAAAAGCTAACGGTCAGAGACAAAACCCTTACAGAGTTCGAGGGAGCATACCATGAGATATTCGAGGACCCCGAATGGGGGAATGAGTTCCATAGAACGATAGTGGAGTGGATAGTGAGACACACAGGGTGA
- a CDS encoding adenylosuccinate synthetase, with protein sequence MPSYIVVGGQWGDEGKGSLIAYLAMKDRPQIIARGGVGTNAGHSVFINGRKYWVRQLPTGFMQRNARLLVGAGVLVDPEVFFYELEQLKDFNVANRVGIDYRCAIIEPNHKERDKKNIHLHDKIGTTGSGCGPANADRVMRVAKQAKNIGELKPYLTDVAQEVNDALDDGELVLVEGTQGFGLSLYYGTYPYVTSKDTTASAIASDVGIGPTRVDDVIVVFKSFPTRVGEGPFPTEMSEEEAEKLGLVEYGTVTGRRRRAGWFDFEFARYSARINGATMLAITMLDKYDKEAFGVTDYDKLPMKAKEFVEEVEERVGVPVGLIKTGPEMEHIIDLRENI encoded by the coding sequence ATGCCGAGCTACATCGTTGTTGGCGGTCAATGGGGAGACGAGGGCAAGGGTTCCCTCATAGCCTATCTTGCCATGAAGGACAGGCCCCAAATCATAGCGAGGGGCGGCGTTGGAACGAATGCAGGACACAGCGTCTTCATTAACGGCAGGAAGTACTGGGTAAGGCAGTTGCCAACGGGCTTCATGCAGAGGAATGCCAGGCTTCTCGTTGGGGCTGGAGTTCTCGTAGATCCAGAGGTTTTCTTCTACGAGCTCGAGCAACTAAAAGATTTCAATGTTGCCAACAGGGTTGGGATAGACTACCGCTGCGCCATTATAGAGCCCAATCACAAGGAGCGCGACAAGAAAAACATCCACCTGCACGATAAAATAGGAACCACTGGCTCAGGCTGCGGGCCGGCAAACGCCGACAGGGTAATGCGCGTGGCAAAGCAAGCCAAGAACATAGGGGAGCTCAAGCCCTATCTGACCGACGTGGCTCAGGAAGTAAACGACGCGCTCGATGATGGGGAGCTAGTTCTCGTCGAGGGGACGCAGGGCTTTGGCTTGAGCCTCTACTACGGAACCTATCCATACGTTACATCCAAGGACACAACGGCATCTGCCATAGCAAGCGATGTGGGGATAGGGCCAACGAGGGTCGATGACGTCATAGTCGTCTTCAAAAGCTTTCCGACGCGCGTTGGAGAGGGGCCGTTCCCCACAGAGATGAGCGAAGAGGAAGCAGAAAAGCTGGGCCTGGTAGAGTACGGCACCGTAACTGGTAGGAGGAGAAGGGCGGGCTGGTTTGACTTCGAGTTTGCCCGCTATTCGGCCAGAATCAACGGGGCCACAATGCTGGCCATCACAATGCTCGATAAATACGATAAAGAGGCCTTCGGCGTTACGGACTACGATAAGCTGCCCATGAAAGCTAAGGAGTTCGTCGAGGAGGTTGAGGAGCGCGTTGGTGTTCCGGTCGGGCTGATAAAGACCGGTCCTGAGATGGAGCACATAATAGACCTGAGGGAGAACATCTAG
- a CDS encoding SDR family oxidoreductase, with protein sequence MKNKLVVVTGGAGFIGSHIAWEVSMDNDVVIIDNLYTGKRENVPPAAKFVQADIRDYESIAELISHADYVFHEAAQVSVVESVRDPVFTEEVNVIGTLNILRALMEGYGKLIFASSAAVYGDNLNLPLKETETPKPLSPYGVTKLTAEQYLRVFNELYGIPTVSLRYFNVFGPRQSANQYAGVISIFINSALKNEPLVIFGDGKQTRDFIYIKDVVKANVLAAESSRANGRIFNVATGGQTTILELAMKIIEITGTTSSIIFDKPRPGDIRHSQADISEIRKLGFEPEWTLEEGLKKTVEWYRIRA encoded by the coding sequence ATGAAAAACAAGCTGGTCGTCGTTACTGGCGGGGCAGGCTTCATAGGCTCGCACATTGCATGGGAGGTGAGCATGGACAATGACGTGGTGATTATTGACAACCTCTACACGGGAAAGAGGGAGAATGTCCCACCTGCAGCAAAGTTCGTTCAAGCCGACATCAGGGACTACGAGTCGATAGCCGAGCTGATAAGCCACGCAGATTACGTTTTTCACGAGGCTGCCCAGGTCAGCGTCGTCGAGAGCGTTAGGGATCCGGTTTTCACAGAGGAGGTCAACGTTATAGGCACACTCAACATTTTGAGAGCCCTAATGGAAGGTTATGGAAAGCTGATTTTCGCATCTTCCGCCGCCGTTTATGGCGACAATCTGAATCTGCCACTCAAAGAGACGGAAACGCCAAAACCACTCTCTCCCTATGGCGTCACGAAGCTAACGGCCGAGCAGTACCTTAGAGTTTTCAACGAGCTCTACGGCATCCCAACGGTTTCCCTGCGCTACTTCAACGTCTTCGGCCCGAGGCAGAGTGCCAACCAGTACGCGGGAGTTATAAGCATCTTCATCAACAGTGCGCTGAAGAACGAGCCGCTTGTAATCTTCGGCGACGGGAAGCAGACGAGGGACTTCATCTACATCAAGGATGTCGTTAAGGCCAACGTTTTAGCCGCTGAGAGTTCAAGGGCTAACGGTAGGATATTCAACGTCGCAACTGGGGGGCAGACAACGATTCTGGAGCTGGCGATGAAAATCATTGAGATAACTGGCACGACCAGCTCGATAATCTTCGACAAGCCGAGGCCGGGGGACATAAGGCACAGCCAGGCGGATATAAGCGAGATTAGAAAGCTCGGCTTCGAGCCAGAGTGGACGCTAGAAGAGGGGCTGAAGAAAACGGTAGAGTGGTACAGGATCAGGGCTTGA
- a CDS encoding DUF2341 domain-containing protein has protein sequence MRKLKLTPLIISLMLLLATFGLAVLSINVSVQEIGVGSCDVVSPVREATVNISWSPRTVGRIIPEDRYYYSNAQIVIVFSDDIPAGTTIYLNITLENWTRQGFWWSKTDPGYYIYSTTLTSDLPGGQPLYVSLPNSVEYLSYPYGTPLNVVGIKMVVLPPSDNFLSYTGCLSPSISLNVLKVGVGSDKYSPVSSGNVSITITERSGQDLTDYVVNFTLNGDWSSLYPYVTYENGSRLYYWYFYDNTSQKTWFWVKMNLSASQTTTIYIFYGNQSAYNSTYNNPNKVFWFFDDFNTALDNWTVVFGATPVLVGGILNLTDGTLIITTEDLGTNVGSCPYCDGYEVALRADLGVPVVNGQEVYGPLYLIYVDTANNVGLGEIISSRTYRWWGNWQTDYYDYMLTFDLSSGSYYVYESASNEYILNEWAIFQLSADQNGTVYTYQNGSPVWILDFSSENPVIGPFGLGQDDGSFSLYDWVAVYPYVYPRPLVRIEGQENYVHTIYFKP, from the coding sequence ATGAGGAAGTTGAAGCTGACCCCATTGATAATTTCATTGATGCTTCTCCTCGCGACGTTTGGGTTAGCCGTCCTCAGCATTAATGTTTCCGTGCAGGAGATTGGAGTGGGGAGCTGTGATGTGGTGAGTCCAGTTAGGGAGGCAACCGTTAATATCTCTTGGAGTCCACGGACTGTTGGGCGGATTATTCCTGAGGATAGATACTATTACAGTAATGCCCAGATTGTGATAGTGTTCTCTGATGACATCCCTGCTGGCACTACAATCTACTTGAACATAACCTTGGAAAACTGGACGCGGCAAGGATTTTGGTGGTCAAAGACTGATCCGGGATATTATATTTATTCTACCACCTTAACCAGCGACCTTCCGGGTGGACAGCCGTTGTACGTGTCCCTTCCCAATAGCGTGGAGTATCTGAGCTATCCCTATGGAACCCCCCTCAATGTAGTTGGCATAAAAATGGTAGTATTGCCTCCTTCGGATAACTTCCTGTCTTATACTGGGTGTCTATCTCCCTCCATTTCTCTCAACGTACTGAAAGTTGGTGTGGGTTCCGATAAGTACTCGCCAGTTAGTAGTGGCAATGTTTCCATAACTATTACAGAAAGAAGCGGACAGGACCTTACGGACTATGTTGTAAACTTCACCCTTAATGGTGACTGGAGCTCTCTATACCCCTACGTCACTTATGAAAATGGCAGCCGTCTGTACTACTGGTATTTCTATGACAATACCTCGCAGAAAACTTGGTTCTGGGTCAAGATGAACCTGAGCGCCAGCCAGACAACCACGATATACATCTTTTACGGTAACCAGTCTGCTTATAACTCCACGTACAATAATCCCAACAAGGTATTCTGGTTCTTTGATGACTTTAATACTGCCCTAGACAATTGGACGGTAGTATTTGGGGCCACGCCGGTCCTCGTTGGTGGGATCCTTAATCTAACTGATGGCACTTTGATAATTACAACTGAGGACCTCGGCACCAATGTAGGGTCGTGTCCATATTGCGACGGATACGAGGTTGCACTTAGGGCGGATCTTGGAGTGCCTGTTGTTAACGGACAGGAAGTCTATGGACCACTCTATCTGATATATGTAGATACCGCTAATAATGTGGGTCTGGGAGAGATAATCTCTTCGCGCACTTACAGGTGGTGGGGAAACTGGCAAACTGATTACTATGACTACATGCTAACATTTGATCTGAGCAGCGGCAGCTACTATGTGTATGAATCAGCGTCAAACGAATACATACTTAACGAGTGGGCCATATTCCAGCTATCTGCAGACCAAAATGGCACTGTCTACACATACCAAAATGGCTCTCCAGTCTGGATATTGGATTTCAGTTCTGAAAATCCTGTTATTGGGCCTTTTGGACTTGGCCAGGACGACGGTAGTTTCAGCCTCTATGATTGGGTAGCGGTCTATCCATACGTGTATCCGAGGCCTTTGGTGAGGATTGAAGGGCAGGAAAACTACGTCCACACCATCTACTTCAAGCCCTGA
- the pfdA gene encoding prefoldin subunit alpha, giving the protein MAERNEQLERLAYEYQLLQAQAQLLAQNLELLTLGMNEFQVVKETLEELKNVEDEKPEILVPIGAGSFLRGMIMDKNNAIVSVGSGYAIEKSLDDAIAYLEARIKEYDRAIRKTQEGLQRLEGQLQELAQKAQKLQQEGAMGFSLKK; this is encoded by the coding sequence ATGGCGGAGAGAAACGAGCAACTCGAAAGGCTCGCTTACGAGTACCAGCTCCTGCAGGCTCAGGCTCAGCTTTTAGCCCAGAACCTCGAGCTCCTAACCCTCGGAATGAACGAGTTCCAGGTGGTAAAGGAGACCCTTGAGGAGCTCAAGAATGTTGAAGACGAGAAGCCTGAAATCCTCGTGCCAATTGGTGCTGGCTCCTTCCTCAGGGGAATGATAATGGATAAGAACAACGCGATAGTCAGCGTTGGCTCGGGCTATGCTATCGAAAAGAGCCTCGACGACGCTATAGCCTACCTCGAGGCCCGCATAAAGGAGTACGACAGGGCGATAAGGAAGACCCAGGAGGGTCTTCAGAGGCTTGAAGGCCAGCTCCAGGAGCTCGCCCAGAAGGCCCAGAAGCTCCAACAGGAGGGCGCAATGGGCTTCAGCTTGAAGAAGTGA
- a CDS encoding P-loop NTPase has translation MQLVIASGKGGVGKSTVTASLLYLLKDEYNFVAVDADADAPNLDLLLGVKRWEEERELVGAKVVHINQDSCIHCGICYERCPYNCIKFVDGNYVVSELTCEGCNVCGLVCPVPGTITLKEVRSGIVRKTTTPYGFPLISAQLDVGRPNSGKLVTEEKEWAKNLMAELNLEHMIVDSAAGIGCQVIASIGGADLTILIAEPTPASLSDVQRAYRVVQHFRQQAYLIINKTDFNHGFKALHEWAESEGIPILGEVPYDRAIPRSMAMLKPVVEVFPDSKASQAMKEIAERVKAEILK, from the coding sequence ATGCAGCTCGTAATTGCGAGTGGCAAGGGCGGCGTTGGAAAGAGCACCGTAACTGCTTCGCTCCTCTACCTTCTGAAGGATGAATACAACTTCGTGGCGGTGGATGCGGACGCAGATGCGCCGAACCTCGACCTCCTTCTCGGCGTCAAGCGCTGGGAAGAGGAAAGGGAGCTAGTTGGGGCAAAGGTTGTGCACATCAATCAGGATAGCTGCATCCACTGCGGCATCTGCTATGAGAGGTGTCCCTATAACTGCATTAAGTTCGTAGACGGCAACTACGTCGTGAGCGAGCTCACCTGTGAGGGCTGCAACGTCTGCGGTCTTGTCTGTCCAGTGCCAGGAACCATAACCCTTAAGGAAGTCCGCTCAGGTATCGTACGCAAGACCACAACGCCCTATGGTTTTCCGCTCATCTCTGCCCAGCTCGACGTTGGAAGGCCGAACAGCGGTAAGCTGGTAACCGAAGAGAAGGAGTGGGCCAAGAATCTCATGGCCGAGCTCAACCTGGAGCACATGATAGTGGACAGTGCAGCGGGAATAGGCTGTCAGGTTATAGCTAGCATCGGCGGGGCAGATTTGACAATACTCATTGCCGAGCCGACGCCAGCGTCTCTCAGCGACGTTCAGAGGGCTTACAGGGTCGTCCAGCACTTCAGGCAGCAGGCTTACCTCATAATCAACAAGACCGACTTCAACCATGGGTTCAAAGCCCTCCACGAGTGGGCAGAGAGCGAGGGGATACCGATACTCGGCGAGGTTCCCTATGACAGGGCGATACCGAGGAGCATGGCGATGCTTAAGCCTGTCGTAGAGGTCTTCCCAGACTCAAAGGCATCCCAGGCGATGAAGGAGATAGCCGAGAGGGTTAAGGCCGAGATACTGAAATGA
- a CDS encoding P-loop NTPase, producing MQIAVSGGKGGTGKSTVAINLAIALSEYFDLVLADLDVEAPNDHILLGIGLQNEEPVELFMPRFDYSKCTRCRKCAEVCEEHAIITMRDGTPFLMPNLCSGCAACEIVCPVPGAILPGKKLMGHTYLTETPYGFPLVTGRLLEGEERAMPIVSRAKKRAQSLNKELLIVDTAAGTSNTVSKALEDSKLIIAVTEPTPLGLHDGELILRLAQLMDIPVMVVVNRSDLGDVEKVREITERYDAEIIAEIPYSENIIRSYVSGKPIVLTNYSEAEILRRIAERIVGFLGGGE from the coding sequence ATGCAGATTGCAGTGAGCGGAGGAAAAGGAGGCACTGGAAAATCAACAGTTGCGATAAATCTCGCGATAGCCCTCAGCGAGTACTTTGACTTGGTGCTGGCTGATTTGGACGTCGAAGCCCCTAACGATCACATTCTCCTCGGAATTGGGCTCCAGAACGAGGAGCCCGTTGAGCTTTTCATGCCGCGCTTCGACTACTCCAAGTGCACCCGTTGCAGGAAGTGCGCGGAAGTTTGTGAGGAGCACGCAATAATAACCATGCGTGACGGAACTCCCTTCCTGATGCCTAACCTCTGCTCTGGCTGCGCCGCCTGTGAGATAGTCTGCCCAGTTCCTGGAGCGATACTGCCCGGTAAGAAACTTATGGGCCATACCTATCTGACGGAGACACCCTATGGCTTCCCGCTCGTTACGGGCAGGCTTTTGGAGGGCGAGGAAAGGGCCATGCCCATTGTCTCCAGAGCCAAGAAGAGGGCCCAAAGCTTAAACAAGGAGCTCCTCATAGTGGACACCGCAGCAGGTACGAGCAATACTGTTTCGAAGGCACTTGAGGATTCTAAGCTCATCATAGCCGTTACGGAGCCGACTCCCCTCGGCCTTCACGATGGTGAGCTGATTCTCAGGCTTGCCCAGCTTATGGACATTCCAGTGATGGTAGTTGTCAACCGTTCCGACCTCGGAGATGTGGAGAAGGTGAGGGAAATCACCGAGCGCTACGACGCCGAGATAATTGCCGAGATTCCCTACAGCGAGAACATCATACGGAGCTACGTCAGCGGAAAACCCATAGTCCTAACCAATTACTCCGAGGCCGAGATACTCAGGAGAATCGCCGAGAGGATCGTCGGGTTCCTGGGAGGTGGTGAGTGA
- a CDS encoding NifB/NifX family molybdenum-iron cluster-binding protein — MKCLKVAFGMENDETLIDAHYGDSEFFAIYEVCEDGSVKLLEKRPNKAKDIKEHNEGHGDPRKAKAIVGQLMDVDVLAAFRMGPNFLRIRDESDKVAFFTRTRDLKLALQRVAENFNDLWEQVREKKAKTGG, encoded by the coding sequence ATGAAGTGCCTGAAGGTTGCCTTTGGGATGGAGAACGACGAGACGCTCATCGATGCTCACTACGGCGATTCTGAGTTCTTCGCCATCTACGAGGTCTGTGAAGACGGGAGCGTCAAGCTCCTTGAAAAGCGTCCCAACAAGGCAAAAGATATAAAAGAGCACAACGAAGGGCACGGCGACCCGAGGAAGGCTAAAGCGATAGTGGGCCAGCTAATGGATGTTGACGTTCTAGCTGCATTCAGGATGGGACCGAACTTTCTGAGGATAAGAGATGAGAGCGACAAGGTAGCCTTCTTCACGAGGACGAGGGATTTGAAGCTCGCCCTCCAGAGGGTTGCCGAGAACTTCAATGACCTCTGGGAGCAGGTGCGGGAAAAGAAAGCCAAGACGGGAGGATGA
- a CDS encoding ATP-binding cassette domain-containing protein yields the protein MKDKEKIREEVHHIAKLLGIDHLIHRRPTTLSGGEQQRAVIARALVVKPKLYEVFYGIVNRLNVELCHPGHYLGVVNPSPPRWSRT from the coding sequence ATGAAAGATAAGGAGAAGATCAGGGAGGAGGTTCACCACATCGCTAAGCTCCTCGGCATAGACCACCTCATCCACAGGAGGCCCACTACACTGAGTGGCGGCGAGCAGCAGAGGGCGGTGATAGCGAGGGCTCTCGTCGTTAAGCCCAAGCTCTATGAGGTCTTTTATGGCATCGTTAATCGTCTGAACGTCGAGCTCTGTCATCCTGGCCATTATCTTGGTGTAGTCAACCCCAGCCCTCCCAGGTGGAGCAGGACGTAG
- a CDS encoding ATP-binding cassette domain-containing protein, producing the protein MGPTGSGKSILLETIAGFYKPQKGQIILEGLDITELPLERGGISVVYQDYVLSPHMSVYDNIVMD; encoded by the coding sequence ATCGGGCCCACGGGCAGCGGGAAGTCCATACTCCTGGAGACAATAGCGGGCTTCTATAAGCCACAAAAGGGACAGATAATCCTTGAAGGGCTGGACATAACGGAGTTGCCTCTAGAGAGAGGAGGAATCAGCGTGGTCTATCAGGACTACGTTCTCTCTCCGCACATGAGCGTCTATGACAACATAGTCATGGATTAA
- a CDS encoding NifB/NifX family molybdenum-iron cluster-binding protein — MRIAIPTNGGGLEDTVAPVFARAPAFLIADVDENGNITNSKVIQNGTAMAGGGAGPMAVQTLINEGVEAVIAPQVGPNALGAIQAAGIKLYQVSPGTPVEEAIKAIASGSASQFGAPAPVVPARAYGPAYPVYPAYGFGWGRGRSWGRGWGRGGRGWGARLGYCPWTGRPSRKTPRWLYGWW; from the coding sequence ATGAGGATTGCGATACCCACCAACGGTGGAGGGCTTGAAGACACGGTCGCCCCTGTCTTCGCAAGGGCTCCGGCTTTCCTCATAGCAGACGTTGACGAGAACGGCAACATCACGAACAGCAAGGTCATCCAGAACGGTACAGCCATGGCCGGCGGTGGAGCCGGGCCGATGGCAGTGCAGACCCTCATCAACGAGGGCGTTGAGGCGGTTATAGCGCCACAGGTCGGACCAAATGCGCTCGGTGCCATTCAGGCAGCAGGAATAAAGCTCTATCAGGTATCCCCAGGAACTCCAGTTGAAGAGGCCATAAAGGCCATTGCCAGTGGAAGTGCTAGCCAGTTCGGCGCTCCTGCTCCAGTTGTCCCAGCCAGAGCTTACGGACCAGCCTACCCGGTCTACCCCGCTTACGGCTTTGGATGGGGCCGTGGCCGCAGTTGGGGCCGTGGCTGGGGAAGAGGTGGCAGAGGCTGGGGAGCTCGCCTGGGCTACTGCCCATGGACGGGCCGGCCAAGCAGGAAAACCCCCCGCTGGCTCTACGGCTGGTGGTGA